The genomic segment ACGCGCGGGGACCACCCAGTCCCTCAACTCCCCCACGGACCACAAAAGGGACCACCCCCGCACGCGCGGGGACCACCTCCACGTTCAAGTACGTGGAGGACTGCGCGAGGGACCACCCCCGCACGCGCGGGGACCACCGCGCCGCCCAGCTCGGCGACAAGGACGCGGCGGGACCACCCCCGCACGCGCGGGGACCACGTGAAGACCAGGGCGGCGCCGCGGAGGTAGAGGGGACCACCCCCGCACGCGCGGGGACCACCGGGTGGGGAGTTCTGCGGGGGTGGACCTGTTGGGACCACCCCCGCACGCGCGGGGACCACCATGTCCGCGACGGTCCGGTCGTGGTCGGCCTGGGACCACCCCCGCACGCGCGGGGACCACCCGCCCGCGCACCTGTACTCGGACGAGCCGCCGGGACCACCCCCGCACGCGCGGGGACCACTCCTGGCGCGGACGGCCGAGGGGACGGCTGTTGGGACCACCCCCGCACGCGCGGGGACCACGAGGGCACCGAGCCGGAACGGCTGGAAACACTGGGACCACCCCCGCACGCGCGGGGACCACCACTCCCGCGAGTACTCGGCCCGTGACGGCGGGGGACCACCCCCGCACGCGCGGGGACCACGCCTCCACCCGCTCGTTCAACTACGCCTACCAGGGACCACCCCCGCACGCGCGGGGACCACGACAGCGGGCCGTTGAAGGGTCGAGTGCAGTCGGGACCACCCCCGCACGCGCGGGGACCACCGGGCCGAGACAGCTCACGCCCTCGTCGTGCGGGGACCACCCCCGCACGCGCGGGGACCACCCGTCCCCGCCCCTCGATTCGACGTTGACGCCGGGACCACCCCCGCACGCGCGGGGACCACGCTGCAAGACCTACACCGGGTGACAACCCCGAGGGACCACCCCCGCACGCGCGGGGACCACCCGTATCGAGAATTCGGCGCCGTACACACCGAAGGACCACCCCCGCACGCGCGGGGACCACTTGAGGGTGCGGAGGCTGGGGTTGGTGGTGGGGGGACCACCCCCGCACGCGCGGGGACCACAGTCGAACACGTCGCTGTCTGTGCGGGTCGCGGGGACCACCCCCGCACGCGCGGGGACCACACGAGGACGAACGGGTTGAGGGCCATCACTCCGGGACCACCCCCGCACGCGCGGGGACCACTGTGGGTCACCCCGTCGGTGTCCGTCGCGGTGATCGCGTTGTCGTCCCGGTGGACCACGCACCGTTCCAGGTAGATGAACGAGAGCCGGTCACCGACCCGGGTGAGTTCGCGGGGTGAGGACGCGCCCCGGCGGCCGACCGTGCTCATCCGTCCGCCCGGGTCAGCGGGGCGAGGGTCATCAGACCGCAGCCGTACGCCTTGGCCTTGCCCAGGCCGTGGGTCAGGGTGCGTCGGAGGACGTCCGGGTCCGTGACCCGCAGCCGGCCGTCGTACGTGACCCGGGTGAAGCGCACGTCCTGGCGGCGGTCCTTCGCGGGGGGTCTGTTGAACTGGAGGGGGCGTTGGTCGCGCACGACCAGCTCGTGTTCGTCACCGTGGTCCAGAAGCCGTCGCTCCGGGGGCTTCGCGACGATCTCGAATCCGGACTTCTCCTGTCGGTCCAGCAGCCAACGCAGTTGGTGGTACGGGGTTTTATGGGCCACGCGCTGGGTGCGTTCGCCCTCCTTGTGGTCCTCGTGACGGATGTTGTGAACCGGGTTCGCGGTGAGCCGGAAGGCCCATGTGCTGCCTTCAGCGAGGCCGGTGAGGAATCCGTCGTAGTCGAAGGTGGTCCAGCCGAGGCCGTCCGCCGCGGGCCAGCCCGCCTGCTCGACCAGGTGGGTCAGGTCCGGGCGGTTCGGGCTGACCACGTACAGCAGGGTCTCCGCCGTCGAGTTGCGGTCGACGCGCCACAGCACCCTGGGCCCCGACCCGTCCCTGGACGGTAGGTCGGGAAAGGACATGTT from the Streptomyces sp. AM 4-1-1 genome contains:
- the cas6e gene encoding type I-E CRISPR-associated protein Cas6/Cse3/CasE — its product is MYLTRFRVNTGRTDARRLLEAPHRLHGAVNMSFPDLPSRDGSGPRVLWRVDRNSTAETLLYVVSPNRPDLTHLVEQAGWPAADGLGWTTFDYDGFLTGLAEGSTWAFRLTANPVHNIRHEDHKEGERTQRVAHKTPYHQLRWLLDRQEKSGFEIVAKPPERRLLDHGDEHELVVRDQRPLQFNRPPAKDRRQDVRFTRVTYDGRLRVTDPDVLRRTLTHGLGKAKAYGCGLMTLAPLTRADG